A window from Candidatus Arthromitus sp. SFB-rat-Yit encodes these proteins:
- the fabD gene encoding ACP S-malonyltransferase: MNNVAFIFPGQGSQYVGMGKYFYENFVESRKIFEKSNEILEFSLSDKIFNGSMDEISDTKITQPAILTTSIAILEALKSLVNINPSCTAGLSLGEYSALVCSGALDFEKAIILVNKRADFMVNSLDGNLYGMTAVIGLSKEKILEVIDDVKSYGHLEIANYNCPSQIVVSGEVVALDMADKMFKDKGALRSVRLPIKAPFHTSFLKEAAMKFKTELENTEFNSEFKVPVISNVTSEKMDMSKICELLSNQIMSSVLWEDSILRIIGMGIDTFVEIGPGKSLSSFVKKIDKKVTVLNIEDESSLNRSLKVLSEV; the protein is encoded by the coding sequence ATGAATAATGTAGCGTTTATATTTCCAGGTCAAGGATCGCAGTATGTTGGTATGGGAAAATATTTTTACGAAAATTTTGTTGAGTCAAGAAAGATATTTGAAAAAAGTAATGAAATTTTAGAGTTTTCTCTTTCTGATAAAATATTTAATGGTAGCATGGATGAAATAAGTGATACAAAAATAACTCAACCTGCTATATTGACAACAAGTATTGCTATACTTGAGGCACTTAAAAGTTTAGTTAATATAAATCCATCTTGTACTGCTGGATTGAGTTTGGGAGAGTATTCAGCACTTGTGTGTTCAGGTGCTTTGGATTTTGAAAAAGCGATTATTTTAGTTAATAAAAGAGCAGATTTTATGGTTAATTCTTTAGATGGAAATTTATATGGAATGACAGCGGTTATTGGATTAAGCAAGGAAAAAATATTGGAAGTTATAGATGATGTTAAGTCTTATGGACATTTGGAAATTGCAAATTATAATTGCCCTTCTCAAATTGTCGTTTCTGGTGAAGTTGTTGCACTTGATATGGCAGATAAAATGTTTAAGGATAAAGGAGCTTTGAGGAGTGTAAGACTTCCAATTAAAGCACCTTTCCATACAAGTTTTCTTAAAGAGGCAGCGATGAAATTTAAAACAGAGTTGGAGAATACAGAATTTAATTCTGAATTTAAAGTTCCTGTTATATCTAATGTTACTTCAGAAAAGATGGATATGAGTAAGATTTGTGAATTGCTGTCTAATCAAATTATGAGTTCTGTTCTTTGGGAAGATAGTATATTGAGAATTATTGGAATGGGAATTGATACTTTTGTTGAAATAGGCCCAGGGAAAAGTTTATCAAGTTTTGTTAAGAAAATAGATAAAAAAGTAACAGTGTTAAATATAGAAGATGAATCATCTTTAAATAGATCTTTAAAAGTTTTGAGTGAGGTGTAG
- a CDS encoding acetyl-CoA carboxylase carboxyltransferase subunit alpha gives MSNLSIWDRVLLARMPMRPTAKFYLENIFDSFEEFHGDRYYSDDKALIGGIGFIDDMPVTIISQMKGENTKDNIMRNFGMTNPEGYRKALRLMKQANKFNRPIITFVDTPGAFCGKQAEERGQGEAIAKNLFEMMGFTCPILSIVISEGGSGGALGISIANEIWMLENSIYSVISPEACASILWKDSSKFKEAADVLKLTSYDLKKLGIVDKIIDEYGEGAHVTKEKVAESLKKDIVDFINRFKNKSGNEIKEERYQKFRKIGQYGIE, from the coding sequence ATGAGTAATTTGAGTATTTGGGATAGGGTTTTACTTGCAAGAATGCCTATGCGTCCTACGGCTAAATTTTATTTAGAAAATATATTTGATTCGTTTGAAGAATTTCATGGTGATCGATATTATTCAGATGATAAAGCTTTGATTGGAGGAATTGGATTTATAGATGATATGCCTGTAACGATAATTTCACAAATGAAGGGGGAAAATACCAAAGATAATATTATGAGAAATTTTGGTATGACTAATCCTGAAGGATATCGTAAAGCTTTAAGGCTTATGAAACAGGCGAATAAATTTAATAGACCAATAATAACTTTTGTTGATACTCCTGGTGCATTTTGTGGTAAACAAGCCGAAGAAAGAGGACAGGGTGAAGCTATTGCAAAAAATTTGTTTGAAATGATGGGATTTACTTGTCCTATATTATCGATTGTAATATCTGAAGGTGGAAGTGGTGGAGCTTTGGGTATTTCTATAGCTAATGAAATTTGGATGCTTGAAAACTCAATTTATTCAGTAATATCTCCAGAAGCGTGTGCAAGTATTTTGTGGAAAGATTCTAGTAAGTTTAAAGAGGCCGCTGATGTTTTGAAACTCACATCTTACGATTTAAAGAAATTGGGAATTGTAGATAAGATAATTGATGAATACGGCGAAGGGGCACATGTGACTAAAGAAAAGGTTGCTGAATCTTTGAAGAAAGATATAGTTGACTTTATTAATAGATTTAAAAATAAATCAGGAAATGAAATTAAAGAGGAAAGATATCAAAAATTTAGAAAAATTGGACAATATGGAATTGAGTAA
- a CDS encoding beta-ketoacyl-ACP synthase III: MNYIRNCILGMSMYVPDRILTNNELEKMVDTSDEWIYSRTGIRERRISTENTSVLGAKSVEKLLNKLNKDPKDIDLIIFSTITPDNNTPSCACLVQKTIGASNATAFDLNAACTGFIYGLVVADALLSSEKYRNAIVIGSEMLSKIIDWKDRNTCVLFGDGAGVAYIERSKNGHKIVDTYTRSVGEKSDSLVSAAVPISNFILGESVNSDFSIHMDGREVFKFAVSSMVEGIDVLLKNNNISIKDIKFIVPHQANKRIIESASQRLKIDVDKFFINLHKYGNTSAASIPIALTELSESQNLSKGDLIILVGFGGGLTYGSILIEW; encoded by the coding sequence ATGAATTATATACGTAATTGCATTTTAGGTATGAGTATGTATGTGCCTGATAGAATTTTAACTAACAATGAATTAGAAAAAATGGTTGATACAAGTGATGAGTGGATATACAGTAGAACTGGTATAAGAGAAAGACGTATTTCTACAGAAAATACATCTGTGTTGGGGGCTAAGTCAGTAGAAAAATTATTAAATAAATTAAATAAGGATCCGAAAGATATAGATCTTATTATTTTTTCTACTATTACTCCTGACAATAACACGCCTTCATGTGCTTGTTTAGTTCAAAAAACTATTGGTGCTTCAAATGCTACAGCTTTTGATTTAAATGCAGCATGCACAGGTTTTATTTATGGGCTTGTTGTGGCGGATGCTCTTTTATCATCCGAGAAATATAGAAATGCTATTGTTATAGGTAGTGAAATGTTATCGAAAATCATAGATTGGAAAGATAGGAACACCTGCGTTTTGTTTGGAGATGGTGCAGGTGTTGCATATATTGAAAGATCTAAAAATGGACATAAAATAGTTGATACATATACAAGGTCAGTTGGGGAGAAATCTGATTCTTTAGTTTCTGCAGCTGTTCCTATATCTAATTTCATATTGGGTGAATCGGTTAATAGTGATTTTAGTATACATATGGATGGTAGAGAAGTATTTAAATTTGCAGTTTCATCTATGGTTGAAGGAATTGATGTATTGCTCAAAAACAATAATATTTCTATAAAAGATATTAAGTTTATTGTGCCACATCAAGCAAATAAAAGAATAATAGAATCAGCTTCTCAACGATTAAAGATTGATGTAGATAAATTTTTTATTAATTTGCATAAGTATGGAAATACTTCAGCGGCAAGTATACCAATTGCATTAACTGAATTGAGCGAATCTCAAAATCTATCTAAGGGAGATTTGATTATACTTGTTGGTTTTGGCGGTGGACTTACTTATGGGTCGATATTAATTGAATGGTAA
- the accB gene encoding acetyl-CoA carboxylase biotin carboxyl carrier protein encodes MISFKEIMELIDKINNSTLSLMEINYQDLYLKLDKESNRLDTGSVNQIAKTSVNNNVKDEVNKIEIPKNSLNEIKEEVSEENVEYITSPMVGTVYLSPAPGKQPYFSVGQSVSCGDTVCIVEAMKLMNEIESEFSGKVLEVLVKDSQMVEFGQKLFKIKKY; translated from the coding sequence ATGATATCTTTTAAAGAAATAATGGAGCTTATAGATAAGATAAATAATTCTACCCTTTCTTTAATGGAGATAAATTATCAAGATTTATATTTAAAACTTGATAAAGAATCGAATCGTTTAGATACTGGTTCAGTTAATCAAATTGCTAAAACTAGTGTAAATAATAATGTAAAAGATGAGGTTAACAAGATAGAAATACCTAAAAATTCATTAAATGAAATCAAGGAAGAAGTTTCTGAAGAAAATGTTGAATACATAACATCCCCTATGGTTGGAACTGTTTATTTGTCACCTGCTCCTGGGAAACAACCTTATTTTTCTGTAGGTCAGAGTGTATCTTGCGGTGATACTGTATGTATAGTTGAAGCTATGAAGTTAATGAATGAAATTGAAAGTGAATTTTCGGGAAAAGTTTTGGAAGTTTTAGTTAAAGATTCACAAATGGTGGAATTTGGACAAAAATTATTTAAAATTAAAAAGTATTAA
- the fabZ gene encoding 3-hydroxyacyl-ACP dehydratase FabZ, with amino-acid sequence MKKVVDITEILKIVPHRYPFLLIDKIVDIEENKSVTAIKNVTFNENFFQGHFPSQPVMPGVLILEALAQTGAAVILASDEYKGKLAFFAGADKIRFRRIVVPGDVLELKCEILKIRSGFGKAAGVAKVNGEIACEAEILFAIK; translated from the coding sequence ATGAAAAAGGTAGTTGATATAACAGAAATACTAAAGATTGTTCCTCACAGGTATCCTTTTTTGCTCATAGATAAGATAGTGGACATTGAGGAGAATAAAAGTGTTACAGCAATAAAAAATGTTACTTTTAATGAAAATTTCTTCCAAGGTCATTTCCCATCTCAACCCGTAATGCCTGGAGTGTTGATTTTGGAAGCATTGGCTCAGACAGGTGCAGCAGTTATACTTGCAAGCGATGAATATAAAGGCAAGCTCGCTTTTTTTGCTGGAGCAGATAAGATAAGGTTCAGAAGGATTGTTGTTCCAGGAGATGTTTTAGAACTTAAATGTGAAATTTTGAAAATAAGATCTGGTTTTGGGAAAGCAGCAGGTGTTGCTAAGGTAAACGGTGAAATTGCTTGTGAAGCAGAAATATTGTTTGCTATTAAGTAG
- a CDS encoding cysteine desulfurase family protein — protein sequence MNERIYMDYAATTFLRDEVMKEMKPYLFDNFGNPSGIHEFSRIAKNAIEHSRENIANALKCQRKEIFFTSGGTESNNWAIKGVAFANRKKGNHIIIAKIEHHSVLYTCKYLEQNGFKVTYLDVNSDGIVNVNDVINAITDKTILVSVAFVNNEIGTIQDVDAISKVCHDRNVIFHTDAIQAIGKIDISLDKYKFVNLLSISGHKIYAPKGIGVLYIKEGTNIENYIHGGSQEKGRRSGTENVYGIVGISKAIELACREREEENEKLRELRDYMIDRILKEIPNSRINGSLEYRTNNNINVCFDGIKDEGILLALDLKGICASSGSSCNSGSVNSSHVLQAIGLSPLEAQGSVRFTLGKNSKISDIDYVLEELKIIVKRYRG from the coding sequence ATGAATGAACGAATTTATATGGATTATGCTGCTACGACTTTTTTAAGAGATGAAGTTATGAAAGAAATGAAGCCATATCTTTTTGATAATTTTGGAAACCCTTCGGGCATACATGAATTTTCAAGAATTGCCAAGAATGCAATAGAACATTCTAGAGAAAATATTGCTAATGCTTTAAAATGTCAAAGGAAAGAAATATTTTTTACAAGTGGTGGAACAGAGTCGAATAATTGGGCGATTAAGGGAGTTGCTTTTGCTAATAGAAAAAAAGGCAATCATATTATAATAGCAAAGATAGAACATCATTCTGTTTTGTATACTTGCAAATATTTAGAGCAAAATGGATTTAAGGTTACATATTTAGATGTTAATTCTGATGGTATTGTTAATGTAAACGACGTAATTAATGCAATTACTGATAAAACAATACTTGTTTCTGTTGCTTTTGTTAACAATGAAATAGGAACTATTCAAGATGTTGATGCTATATCAAAAGTTTGTCATGATAGAAATGTTATTTTTCACACTGATGCGATACAAGCTATAGGGAAAATTGATATATCGCTCGATAAATATAAATTTGTAAATTTATTATCTATATCGGGTCATAAAATATATGCTCCTAAAGGAATTGGGGTTTTGTACATAAAAGAGGGAACAAATATTGAAAATTATATACATGGTGGAAGTCAGGAGAAAGGTCGTAGATCTGGTACTGAAAATGTTTATGGTATTGTTGGTATTAGTAAGGCAATTGAGCTTGCTTGCAGAGAAAGAGAAGAAGAGAATGAAAAACTTAGAGAACTTAGAGATTATATGATTGATAGGATTTTGAAGGAAATACCAAATAGTCGTATAAATGGATCGCTTGAATACAGAACAAACAATAATATAAATGTTTGTTTTGACGGAATTAAAGACGAGGGAATACTTTTAGCTTTAGATTTAAAAGGAATATGTGCCTCCAGTGGTAGTTCTTGTAATTCTGGATCTGTGAATTCGTCACATGTACTTCAAGCTATAGGTCTTTCTCCGTTGGAGGCTCAAGGTTCTGTTAGGTTTACTTTGGGGAAAAATTCAAAAATATCGGATATAGATTATGTACTTGAGGAATTAAAGATTATAGTTAAGAGATATAGAGGATAA
- a CDS encoding acetyl-CoA carboxylase biotin carboxylase subunit: MINKILIANRGEIAVRIIRACKELGIISVAVYSEADKEALHTQLADEAICIGPNSARDSYLNIPNILEATSLSGAEAIHPGFGFLSENSKFAKMCKDCNIIFIGPNPKTMDMMGDKANARITMKKNGIPIVDGYEGYLKDEHYAFEIAKSIGFPVMIKAALGGGGKGIRIVENEEDFKDSYLMAKAEALACFNNDVVYIEKYIRNPHHIEFQVLADDFGNVVHLFERDCSVQRKNQKIVEEAPSAFLDEDTRKKMGEVAVKICKIVNYVNAGTIEFLVDDNKNFYFMEMNTRIQVEHPITEMITGIDLIKEQIKIASGKKLSFTQSDLKIKGHSIECRINAEDVNRNFAPCPGKIDQLNVPGGFGVRLDSAVYQGYTIPPFYDSMIAKLIVHGNTRDEAIMKMKRSLAEFIIDGITSNIDFHFDILNDEDFARGNYNTGFLNKLVNIK; this comes from the coding sequence ATGATAAATAAGATTTTAATTGCAAATAGAGGAGAGATAGCTGTAAGAATAATAAGGGCGTGCAAAGAATTAGGTATAATTTCTGTGGCTGTCTATTCAGAAGCTGATAAGGAAGCACTACATACTCAACTTGCTGATGAAGCTATTTGTATAGGTCCAAATTCGGCTAGAGATTCTTATTTAAATATACCAAATATTTTAGAAGCTACTTCGCTTAGTGGGGCAGAGGCCATTCATCCTGGGTTTGGATTCCTTTCTGAAAATTCTAAATTTGCTAAAATGTGTAAGGATTGCAACATTATATTTATAGGACCTAATCCGAAAACTATGGATATGATGGGGGATAAAGCAAATGCTAGGATTACAATGAAAAAAAATGGCATTCCAATTGTTGATGGTTATGAAGGATATTTGAAAGATGAGCATTATGCATTTGAGATAGCTAAGTCAATTGGTTTTCCGGTTATGATAAAAGCTGCACTTGGTGGAGGTGGTAAGGGTATTCGAATTGTAGAAAATGAAGAGGATTTTAAAGATTCATATTTAATGGCAAAAGCTGAGGCACTTGCGTGTTTTAATAATGATGTAGTGTACATAGAAAAGTATATCAGAAATCCACATCACATAGAATTTCAAGTCTTAGCAGATGATTTCGGGAATGTTGTGCATTTATTTGAACGTGATTGTTCAGTTCAGAGAAAAAATCAAAAAATAGTTGAAGAAGCACCTTCTGCATTTTTGGATGAGGATACAAGAAAGAAAATGGGTGAAGTTGCTGTTAAGATTTGCAAAATTGTTAATTATGTAAATGCAGGTACAATTGAGTTTTTGGTTGATGACAATAAAAACTTTTATTTTATGGAAATGAATACACGTATTCAAGTGGAGCATCCTATAACAGAAATGATAACAGGAATAGATTTAATAAAAGAGCAAATTAAAATTGCTAGTGGTAAAAAATTGTCTTTTACCCAAAGTGATTTAAAAATAAAAGGGCATTCAATTGAATGCAGAATTAATGCTGAAGATGTTAATAGAAATTTTGCTCCATGTCCAGGTAAGATAGATCAGTTGAATGTTCCAGGGGGGTTTGGCGTTAGATTGGATAGTGCTGTTTATCAAGGATATACAATACCTCCGTTTTATGATTCAATGATTGCGAAGCTTATTGTTCATGGGAATACGAGAGATGAAGCCATAATGAAAATGAAGAGATCATTGGCTGAATTTATTATCGATGGGATTACAAGTAATATTGATTTCCATTTTGATATTTTAAATGACGAAGATTTTGCTAGAGGAAATTATAATACAGGATTTTTGAATAAGTTGGTGAATATCAAATGA
- a CDS encoding RrF2 family transcriptional regulator, whose amino-acid sequence MKMSTRGRYGIKAMLELALSYDTEMMSVRSIAQKQKISELYLEQLFSTLKKANLIKSVRGAKGGYSLTRKPKEITIKDIIDVVEGPINISDCAENNSTCDNLDRCATRVLWVKIRDAINNIFSSVTLQDIIDEHNKLNFINIGVDINE is encoded by the coding sequence ATGAAAATGTCTACTAGAGGTAGATATGGAATAAAGGCAATGCTTGAGCTTGCTCTGTCTTATGATACTGAAATGATGTCTGTACGTAGTATCGCACAGAAACAAAAGATATCCGAACTTTATTTAGAACAATTGTTTTCTACTCTTAAGAAAGCGAACCTTATTAAAAGTGTTAGAGGTGCTAAGGGAGGATATTCATTAACAAGAAAACCTAAAGAAATTACAATTAAGGATATTATAGATGTAGTCGAAGGACCTATTAATATATCGGATTGTGCCGAAAACAATTCGACTTGTGATAATTTGGATAGATGTGCTACACGTGTTTTGTGGGTTAAAATAAGAGATGCTATTAACAATATTTTTTCATCGGTTACACTTCAAGATATAATAGATGAACATAATAAATTAAATTTTATTAATATAGGGGTTGATATCAATGAATGA
- the fabG gene encoding 3-oxoacyl-[acyl-carrier-protein] reductase, with product MLKDKVAIVTGASKGIGKSIAINFAKHGAKVVLNYRSDDIGAEKVKQEIEQNGGVALLHKGDVSDFSIAEELTNFCKEKFLKIDILVNNAGITRDTLIMRMKEEEFDNVINVNLKGSFNCAKHVSNIMLKQKSGKIINISSVIGIIGNAGQVNYAASKAGIIGMTKSLAKELGSRGINVNAIAPGFIETDMTDVLKDEIKETILSHIPLKKMGKTEDVSNLAVFLASNLSDYITGQVITVDGGMVM from the coding sequence ATGCTTAAAGACAAAGTTGCAATTGTTACGGGGGCATCTAAAGGAATTGGTAAATCTATAGCTATTAATTTTGCGAAGCATGGAGCTAAGGTAGTTTTAAATTATAGAAGTGATGATATCGGAGCAGAAAAAGTAAAACAAGAGATTGAACAAAATGGTGGGGTTGCCTTATTACATAAAGGTGATGTGAGTGATTTCTCTATTGCTGAGGAATTAACAAATTTTTGCAAAGAAAAATTTTTGAAAATTGATATTTTGGTTAATAATGCTGGGATAACAAGAGACACACTTATTATGAGGATGAAAGAAGAAGAATTTGATAATGTAATTAATGTGAATTTAAAAGGATCGTTTAATTGCGCGAAACACGTATCCAATATTATGCTTAAGCAAAAGAGTGGTAAAATTATAAATATTAGTTCAGTCATAGGTATTATTGGAAATGCTGGACAAGTTAATTACGCTGCATCTAAAGCAGGAATAATAGGGATGACTAAATCTTTGGCAAAAGAATTGGGCTCAAGAGGTATAAATGTTAATGCTATAGCTCCAGGATTTATAGAAACTGATATGACAGATGTATTGAAAGATGAAATTAAGGAAACTATTTTATCTCATATACCATTGAAAAAAATGGGTAAAACTGAGGATGTATCAAATCTAGCAGTGTTTTTAGCTAGTAATTTGTCTGACTATATAACAGGTCAAGTTATAACTGTAGATGGCGGAATGGTGATGTAG
- the fabF gene encoding beta-ketoacyl-ACP synthase II — MNNRVVVTGMGAITPIGNDVFEFWKNAKNGVVGIDPIGDRNIGNDKVKVIAPIKNFDVSKRLNAKECSRLDPYSTFALYAAEEAMQDSKIDLDGIDKERFGVIVGSGVGGFNTLEDVIDKIRKTDSVRLSPLTIPKLIINMAAGNIAIKYGARGESKSVVTACATSTHSVGDAYRLLKHGYLDICLTGGSESAITSLALGGFTALTALNTTDDIERASIPFDKERNGFVMGEGAGILILETLDNARKRNAHIYAEIVGYSSTTDAYHITAPMPDGEMSAKAMQNALDEAGISYNQVDYINAHGTSTKINDAVETSAIKKVFKEHAYNLAVSSTKSMTGHLLGASGAVEAIACIKSCEENFIHPTAGYKVKDDECDLNYVPNKGIEKEVNYALSNSLGFGGHNAVLLFKKWRG, encoded by the coding sequence ATGAATAATAGAGTTGTTGTTACAGGAATGGGAGCCATTACACCCATAGGAAATGATGTTTTTGAGTTTTGGAAAAATGCTAAAAATGGTGTTGTTGGAATAGATCCAATAGGTGATAGAAATATTGGGAATGATAAAGTTAAGGTGATAGCACCAATAAAAAATTTTGATGTATCAAAAAGACTTAATGCAAAAGAATGTTCTAGATTAGATCCTTATTCCACATTTGCATTATATGCAGCAGAGGAGGCTATGCAAGATTCGAAGATAGATTTAGATGGTATCGACAAAGAAAGATTTGGGGTTATTGTTGGATCTGGAGTTGGAGGATTTAATACTTTAGAGGATGTTATAGATAAAATAAGGAAAACAGATTCTGTACGGCTATCTCCATTGACTATACCAAAGTTGATTATAAATATGGCTGCAGGGAATATTGCCATTAAATATGGAGCTAGGGGAGAAAGTAAATCTGTAGTTACTGCTTGTGCTACTTCTACACATTCAGTTGGGGATGCTTATAGATTACTGAAACATGGATATCTTGATATTTGTTTAACTGGTGGAAGTGAGTCTGCGATAACTAGTTTGGCTTTGGGTGGTTTTACGGCGTTAACTGCTTTGAATACAACTGATGATATTGAGAGAGCATCCATACCTTTTGACAAAGAGAGAAATGGTTTTGTTATGGGAGAGGGTGCAGGTATATTAATATTGGAAACTTTAGATAATGCACGAAAAAGAAATGCACATATTTACGCTGAGATAGTTGGATACTCTTCAACTACAGATGCTTATCACATTACTGCCCCGATGCCAGATGGTGAGATGAGTGCTAAAGCCATGCAAAATGCTTTGGATGAGGCTGGTATATCTTATAATCAGGTGGATTACATAAATGCACACGGAACGAGTACTAAAATTAATGATGCTGTTGAGACTAGCGCTATTAAAAAAGTTTTCAAGGAACATGCGTATAATCTTGCTGTTAGTTCAACGAAATCTATGACTGGACATCTTTTGGGAGCTTCAGGTGCTGTTGAGGCTATAGCTTGTATCAAATCATGTGAAGAAAATTTTATACATCCTACAGCAGGATATAAAGTTAAGGATGATGAGTGCGATTTAAATTATGTTCCAAACAAAGGAATTGAAAAAGAAGTGAACTATGCATTGTCTAATTCTTTGGGTTTTGGTGGACATAATGCAGTATTATTATTTAAGAAATGGAGGGGTTAA
- the accD gene encoding acetyl-CoA carboxylase, carboxyltransferase subunit beta produces MIIDFFKKNKYVTVSTMPFEEERKVYIPNDRWIKCNNCSRILYKEDIQDNLMVCPFCEHHFRLSPRDRIRYLADQNTFEEFDNDMVSVNPLDFPYYDKKLQDAKNVSNEKDAVVSGKCSIGGYKTVVCVMNSFFMIGSMGSVVGEKITRAIEYAIEHKLPVIIFTASGGARMQEGTLSLMQMAKISAALKKLSDSGLIYLTVITDPTTGGVTASFAMLGDIIISEPNAYIAFAGKRVIEKTINERLPDNFQKAEFLLEKGFLDKIVHRKDLKNIITYILKAHRRDVNE; encoded by the coding sequence ATGATAATCGATTTTTTTAAGAAAAATAAATATGTTACTGTAAGTACGATGCCTTTTGAGGAAGAGAGAAAGGTTTATATTCCAAATGATCGTTGGATTAAATGTAATAATTGCTCAAGAATTTTATATAAAGAGGATATTCAAGATAATTTAATGGTTTGTCCATTTTGCGAGCATCATTTTAGGTTAAGTCCTAGAGATAGAATTAGATATTTGGCAGATCAGAATACTTTTGAAGAATTTGACAACGACATGGTTAGTGTTAATCCATTGGATTTTCCTTACTATGATAAAAAACTTCAAGATGCTAAGAATGTTTCAAATGAAAAGGATGCTGTTGTTTCTGGAAAATGTTCAATCGGAGGGTATAAAACTGTTGTATGCGTTATGAATAGTTTTTTTATGATTGGTAGCATGGGGAGTGTTGTTGGTGAGAAAATAACTAGAGCCATAGAGTATGCTATAGAACATAAACTTCCTGTTATAATTTTCACGGCATCTGGTGGAGCGAGAATGCAAGAAGGAACATTGTCTTTAATGCAAATGGCTAAGATTAGTGCGGCTCTTAAAAAATTATCTGATAGTGGTCTTATCTATTTAACAGTTATAACAGATCCTACAACAGGTGGAGTGACGGCGAGTTTTGCTATGCTTGGGGACATAATAATAAGTGAACCCAATGCTTATATTGCGTTTGCGGGGAAAAGAGTTATAGAGAAGACCATTAATGAAAGATTGCCAGATAATTTTCAAAAAGCTGAATTCCTTTTAGAGAAAGGTTTTCTAGATAAAATAGTACATAGAAAAGATTTGAAAAATATCATAACTTATATATTAAAGGCACATAGGAGAGATGTGAATGAGTAA